In one Myripristis murdjan chromosome 5, fMyrMur1.1, whole genome shotgun sequence genomic region, the following are encoded:
- the gls2b gene encoding glutaminase 2b isoform X1 — MHCLRAVRLTSSLAVELLVKAAKRRLFIIQPAQCLSTKPSARYRRPPPTHTDRLHLYMSVRSKSLCTGVEDMLFYTITEGKEHIPISSFISALKKTGLHPSDPRLRDCMEKLRQAVRDSIGEVMMDKELFHRCVGGNIVLLIQAFRKKFIIPEFDVFAKKINEIFNTVQKQTDGQVADYIPHLSKFSPELWGVSLCTVDGQRHSIGDTKQPFCLQSCVKPLEYAIAVHEAGTEKVHRYVGMEPSGLKFNKLSLDEEDKPHNPMVNAGAMVISSLIKPGSNKAEKFDYVMEFVKKIAGHEYVGFSNATFQSEKETGDRNFAIGYYMKEKKCFPDGADMIDALDFYFQLCSIEVTCESGSIMAATLANGGICPITGEHVLCAEAVRNTLSLMHSCGMYDFSGQMAFHVGLPAKSGVSGAVLLVVPNVMGVMCWSPPLDRVGNSVRGIRFCQELVSHFNFHNYDNLRHFVKKQDPRRQDGDDRNESVFNLMFAAYSGDVSALRRFALSSMDMGLRDYDSRTALHIAAAEGHIDVVRFLTETCKVNPLVKDRWGNLPVDDAMQFGHDAVVKVLKDYQLVCKQHAETEFPPNIETVERMV; from the exons ATGCACTGCCTGAGAGCAGTGCGCCTGACAAGCTCCCTGGCTGTGGAGCTGCTCGTCAAAGCGGCTAAGAGGAGGCTTTTCATCATCCAGCCAGCACAATGTCTAAGCACAAAACCCTCAGCCAGGTACCGGAGACCGCCTCCTACACACACGGACCGTCTGCACCTCTACAT GAGTGTGCGTTCAAAGTCCCTCTGCACCGGAGTGGAAGACATGCTTTTCTACACCATCACAGAGGGAAAAGAGCACATCCCCATCTCATCCTTCATCTCA GCCCTGAAGAAGACTGGCCTTCACCCGTCTGACCCTCGTCTCAGGGACTGCATGGAGAAGCTCCGGCAGGCGGTGAGGGACTCCATCGGTGAAGTCATGATGGACAAGGAGCTTTTCCACAG ATGTGTTGGTGGAAACATTGTTCTACTGATCCAGGCCTTTCGAAAGAAATTCATCATCCCTGAGTTTGATGTTTTTGCCAAGAAAATCAATGAAATCTTCAACACTGTGCAAAAGCAAACTGATGGGCAG GTAGCAGACTACATCCCTCATCTGTCCAAATTTAGCCCAGAGCTGTGGGGCGTGTCTCTGTGTACAGTGGATGGCCAGAG GCACTCCATAGGGGACACCAAGCAGCCGTTCTGCCTGCAGTCCTGTGTGAAACCCCTGGAGTACGCCATCGCCGTTCATGAGGCAGGAACGGAGAAGGTTCACCGCTACGTGGGCATGGAGCCCAGCGGACTCAAGTTCAACAAGCTCTCTCTGGATGAAGAAG ATAAACCCCACAACCCCATGGTGAATGCTGGAGCCATGGTGATCAGCTCACTTATCAAG CCTGGTTCAAACAAGGCAGAGAAGTTTGACTAT GTTATGGAGTTTGTGAAGAAGATTGCAGGCCACGAGTATGTGGGCTTCAGCAATGCCAC GTTCCAGTCAGAAAAAGAAACTGGCGACAGAAATTTTGCAATCGGATACTACATGAAAGAGAAGAAG TGTTTTCCTGACGGAGCAGATATGATTGATGCATTAGACTTCTATTTTCAG CTTTGCTCCATCGAAGTGACCTGTGAATCAGGAAGCATCATGGCTGCCACTCTGGCCAACGGAGGGATCTGTCCCATCACTGGCGAGCACGTTCTGTGCGCCGAAGCGGTCCGCAACACCCTGAGCCTCATGCACTCGTGTGGCATGTACGACTTCTCTGGCCAGATGGCGTTTCAC GTGGGTTTACCTGCTAAATCAGGGGTGTCTGGCGCAGTGCTGTTGGTGGTCCCCAACGTCATGGGAGTGATGTGCTGGTCTCCTCCACTGGACAGGGTTGGAAACAGTGTCCGAGGGATACGCTTCTGTCAG GAGTTGGTGTCGCACTTCAATTTCCACAACTATGACAACTTGAGGCACTTTGTGAAGAAGCAGGACCCTCGCAGGCAGGACGGGGACGACAGG AACGAGTCTGTTTTCAACTTGATGTTCGCTGCCTACAGTGGAGACGTGTCGGCCCTGAGAAG GTTTGCGCTCTCATCGATGGACATGGGTTTGAGAGACTATGATTCCCGAACCGCGCTGCACATCGCTGCAGCAGAGG GTCATATAGATGTGGTGCGATTCCTTACTGAAACCTGCAAAGTTAATCCATTGGTAAAGGACAG GTGGGGGAACCTGCCAGTGGATGATGCCATGCAGTTTGGCCACGACGCAGTGGTGAAGGTGCTCAAAGACTACCAGCTGGTCTGCAAGCAGCACGCTGAGACCGAGTTTCCCCCTAACATCGAAACCGTTGAGCGCATGGTGTGA
- the rdh5 gene encoding retinol dehydrogenase 5: protein MDTQFLYDRLGDNACLYITATAVVLCMLVWLYLDSLEIENFNDKYVFVTGCDSGFGNLLCKRLDRKGFRVLAGCLTEKGADDLKRVAGPYLKTVLLDVTSQDSIQKAMEWTKKEVGERGLWGIVNNAGRSLPMGPSEWMKVEDFHSTLKVNMNGVIAMTMTFLPLIKQARGRIVNVASVLGRVAANGGGYCISKFAVESFSDCLRRDISYFGIKVCIIEPGFFKTAVTSLEPLERELHRLWNQLTPEVQASYGDKYLDKYIKVQRLIMNAVCDSDLAKVTNCMEHALTSAYPRTRYSAGWDAKLIWIPLSYMPSWVVDVGLKLVLPRPLKSV, encoded by the exons ATGGACACACAGTTTCTCTATGACCGTTTAGG AGATAATGCATGCCTGTACATCACTGCTACAGCTGTGGTgttgtgtatgcttgtgtggtTGTACCTGGACAGCCTGGAGATCGAGAACTTCAATGACAAGTATGTCTTTGTGACGGGCTGTGACTCTGGGTTTGGAAACCTGCTGTGCAAGAGGCTCGACCGAAAAGGTTTCCGTGTTCTGGCCGGCTGCCTAACAGAAAAAGGAGCAGATGATCTCAAAAGGGTGGCTGGGCCCTATTTGAAGACTGTTCTCCTGGATGTGACCAGTCAGGACAGCATCCAAAAAGCTATGGAGTGGACCAAGAAGGAGGTTGGCGAAAGGG GACTGTGGGGTATTGTGAACAACGCCGGACGCTCATTACCCATGGGCCCCTCCGAGTGGATGAAAGTGGAGGATTTCCACAGCACATTAAAAGTCAATATGAATGGAGTGATTGCCATGACGATGACCTTCTTGCCGCTCATCAAGCAAGCTCGCGGGCGTATTGTGAATGTAGCATCAGTGCTGGGGAGGGTTGCTGCAAACGGTGGTGGATATTGCATCTCCAAGTTTGCTGTGGAATCTTTCTCTGACTGCCTCAG gAGGGACATAAGCTACTTTGGGATCAAGGTGTGCATTATAGAGCCGGGCTTTTTCAAGACCGCGGTGACCAGCCTGGAGCCCCTCGAGAGAGAGCTGCATCGCTTGTGGAATCAGCTCACACCAGAAGTACAAGCCAGCTACGGAGACAAGTACCTTGATAAGT ACATCAAGGTGCAGCGTCTGATCATGAACGCTGTCTGTGACTCTGACCTCGCCAAAGTGACCAACTGCATGGAGCACGCGCTGACGTCTGCCTACCCACGAACCCGATACAGTGCTGGCTGGGATGCCAAGCTCATCTGGATTCCTCTGTCTTACATGCCTTCCTGGGTGGTGGATGTTGGGCTGAAGCTGGTGCTGCCACGTCCTTTAAAGAGTGTGTAA
- the bloc1s1 gene encoding biogenesis of lysosome-related organelles complex 1 subunit 1 — MLSRLLKEHQAKQNERKELQERRRREAIAAATCLTEALVDHLNVGVAQAYVNQRKLDHEVKTLQVQASQFSKQTAQWISMVEGFNQALKEIGDVENWARSIEMDMRTIATALEYVHKGQLQSAST, encoded by the exons atgttGTCTCGTTTGTTAAAGGAGCACCAGGCGAAGCAAAACGAGCGGAAAGAGCTCCaag AGAGACGCAGGCGTGAAGCCATTGCTGCAGCCACCTGCCTGACAGAAGCCCTGGTAGACCACCTCAACGTGGG AGTCGCCCAAGCATACGTAAACCAGCGCAAGCTTGACCATGAGGTGAAGACTCTCCAAGTTCAAGCTAGCCAGTTTTCCAAGCAGACTGCACAATGGATCAGTATGGTGGAGGGCTTCAATCAGGCCCTAAAG GAAATTGGGGATGTGGAGAACTGGGCTCGCAGTATAGAGATGGATATGAGGACTATAGCCACCGCTTTGGAGTATGTACACAAGGGTCAGCTTCAATCTGCTTCCACATAG
- the gls2b gene encoding glutaminase 2b isoform X2 — protein sequence MHCLRAVRLTSSLAVELLVKAAKRRLFIIQPAQCLSTKPSARSVRSKSLCTGVEDMLFYTITEGKEHIPISSFISALKKTGLHPSDPRLRDCMEKLRQAVRDSIGEVMMDKELFHRCVGGNIVLLIQAFRKKFIIPEFDVFAKKINEIFNTVQKQTDGQVADYIPHLSKFSPELWGVSLCTVDGQRHSIGDTKQPFCLQSCVKPLEYAIAVHEAGTEKVHRYVGMEPSGLKFNKLSLDEEDKPHNPMVNAGAMVISSLIKPGSNKAEKFDYVMEFVKKIAGHEYVGFSNATFQSEKETGDRNFAIGYYMKEKKCFPDGADMIDALDFYFQLCSIEVTCESGSIMAATLANGGICPITGEHVLCAEAVRNTLSLMHSCGMYDFSGQMAFHVGLPAKSGVSGAVLLVVPNVMGVMCWSPPLDRVGNSVRGIRFCQELVSHFNFHNYDNLRHFVKKQDPRRQDGDDRNESVFNLMFAAYSGDVSALRRFALSSMDMGLRDYDSRTALHIAAAEGHIDVVRFLTETCKVNPLVKDRWGNLPVDDAMQFGHDAVVKVLKDYQLVCKQHAETEFPPNIETVERMV from the exons ATGCACTGCCTGAGAGCAGTGCGCCTGACAAGCTCCCTGGCTGTGGAGCTGCTCGTCAAAGCGGCTAAGAGGAGGCTTTTCATCATCCAGCCAGCACAATGTCTAAGCACAAAACCCTCAGCCAG GAGTGTGCGTTCAAAGTCCCTCTGCACCGGAGTGGAAGACATGCTTTTCTACACCATCACAGAGGGAAAAGAGCACATCCCCATCTCATCCTTCATCTCA GCCCTGAAGAAGACTGGCCTTCACCCGTCTGACCCTCGTCTCAGGGACTGCATGGAGAAGCTCCGGCAGGCGGTGAGGGACTCCATCGGTGAAGTCATGATGGACAAGGAGCTTTTCCACAG ATGTGTTGGTGGAAACATTGTTCTACTGATCCAGGCCTTTCGAAAGAAATTCATCATCCCTGAGTTTGATGTTTTTGCCAAGAAAATCAATGAAATCTTCAACACTGTGCAAAAGCAAACTGATGGGCAG GTAGCAGACTACATCCCTCATCTGTCCAAATTTAGCCCAGAGCTGTGGGGCGTGTCTCTGTGTACAGTGGATGGCCAGAG GCACTCCATAGGGGACACCAAGCAGCCGTTCTGCCTGCAGTCCTGTGTGAAACCCCTGGAGTACGCCATCGCCGTTCATGAGGCAGGAACGGAGAAGGTTCACCGCTACGTGGGCATGGAGCCCAGCGGACTCAAGTTCAACAAGCTCTCTCTGGATGAAGAAG ATAAACCCCACAACCCCATGGTGAATGCTGGAGCCATGGTGATCAGCTCACTTATCAAG CCTGGTTCAAACAAGGCAGAGAAGTTTGACTAT GTTATGGAGTTTGTGAAGAAGATTGCAGGCCACGAGTATGTGGGCTTCAGCAATGCCAC GTTCCAGTCAGAAAAAGAAACTGGCGACAGAAATTTTGCAATCGGATACTACATGAAAGAGAAGAAG TGTTTTCCTGACGGAGCAGATATGATTGATGCATTAGACTTCTATTTTCAG CTTTGCTCCATCGAAGTGACCTGTGAATCAGGAAGCATCATGGCTGCCACTCTGGCCAACGGAGGGATCTGTCCCATCACTGGCGAGCACGTTCTGTGCGCCGAAGCGGTCCGCAACACCCTGAGCCTCATGCACTCGTGTGGCATGTACGACTTCTCTGGCCAGATGGCGTTTCAC GTGGGTTTACCTGCTAAATCAGGGGTGTCTGGCGCAGTGCTGTTGGTGGTCCCCAACGTCATGGGAGTGATGTGCTGGTCTCCTCCACTGGACAGGGTTGGAAACAGTGTCCGAGGGATACGCTTCTGTCAG GAGTTGGTGTCGCACTTCAATTTCCACAACTATGACAACTTGAGGCACTTTGTGAAGAAGCAGGACCCTCGCAGGCAGGACGGGGACGACAGG AACGAGTCTGTTTTCAACTTGATGTTCGCTGCCTACAGTGGAGACGTGTCGGCCCTGAGAAG GTTTGCGCTCTCATCGATGGACATGGGTTTGAGAGACTATGATTCCCGAACCGCGCTGCACATCGCTGCAGCAGAGG GTCATATAGATGTGGTGCGATTCCTTACTGAAACCTGCAAAGTTAATCCATTGGTAAAGGACAG GTGGGGGAACCTGCCAGTGGATGATGCCATGCAGTTTGGCCACGACGCAGTGGTGAAGGTGCTCAAAGACTACCAGCTGGTCTGCAAGCAGCACGCTGAGACCGAGTTTCCCCCTAACATCGAAACCGTTGAGCGCATGGTGTGA